Below is a window of Flavobacterium cyclinae DNA.
TTTCTATCTAAATTAAGCTACAAAAATACGAAATTATTAATTGTGTGATGATTTAATTAGATTTTGAAAATTCTAATGAAACTGTCTTCCCTTTTTCTATTTCAAAATCATGTTCAAAAAAAACAATTTGATTTTGATACTTAGCTTCCATTAAATAATGACTTCCTCTGAAATAAGAATTTAAAACCTCAACCTTAAAATCAGAATTTACTGTTGCTTTTAATTCATGCGGATAAACAAATTTCAATTCTCCTTCAATTTCAATTTCGTTAACATCACCAAATAATGAGGCTACATATTTATGATTTGGATTCTCATAAATATCTTTTGGAATACCACTTGCTACAATTTTACCTTCTTTTATGATCACTACTTCGTCAGCAAAAGATAACACATCTGTACTGTCATGCGTGGCCACTATACACGTAATTTCTTTTTCTTTTAAATAACCAAATAGTTTACGTCTTAAACTATTTTTTCTAAAATTATCAATATGACTAAAAGGTTCGTCTAACAATAAAACTTCAGGTTCTAAAGCCAAAACTCGAGCTAAGGCGACGCGTTGCATTTGTCCACCACTTAATAATTTTGCCTTCACATCTGCAAATGCTGTCATTTCAACAATTTCAAGGAGTTCTGCTATTCTTGCTTTTTTATCTTCTGGAAAAAAATTAGATAGGTACTTCCCTACATTTTCAGCAACTGTAATATAAGGCATCAAATCGAAATCTTGAGCCAAATATTTCATGAAAGGCATCCCTGGAATTAAATGATATTTTGGACCCAACACTTCTATATCATTCCAAAAAATTTGCCCTTCATTTAAGTCATACAATCCATAAATCAATTTTAATAACGTACTTTTTCCACAACCACTTTCTCCTATTAAAGCCAAATTTCTACCTTTTGGCAATTGTAAAGAAATCGCATGTAAATTTGGAATTTCGTTATAAGAAAAAGTAATATTTTGAACCGACAGCATGATTATTTTTTTTACAAAGATAAGATTAAAAATTATGTCAATTTGTCACCAATGCAACTTTGGTATTTATTTTGAAATAGGTGAAACATCAAATTGTTTAACTTAAAATTTTAAATATGGCATCAGGAAAAATTAATGTTTCAGTTGAAAACATCTTTCCCTTAATCAAAAAATTCTTGTACAGTGATCACGAAATTTTCTTACGTGAATTAGTTTCGAATGCAACAGACGCTACTTTAAAATTAAAACATCTAACCAGCATTGGGGAAGCAAAAGTGGAGTATGGAAATCCTAAAATTGAAGTAAAAATTGATAAAGAAGCTAAAAAACTTCATATTATTGACCAAGGTTTAGGAATGACGGCGGAAGAAGTTGAAAAATACATCAATCAAATCGCTTTCTCTGGTGCAGAAGAATTCTTAGAAAAATATAAAGATTCTGCCAAAGATTCAGGTGTAATTGGACACTTTGGATTAGGATTTTACTCGGCTTTCATGGTAGCTTCTAAAGTAGAAATCATTACTAAATCATACAAAGACGAACCGGCAGCACATTGGACATGTGATGGAAGTCCAGAATTTACTTTAACTTCTCATGACAAAACAGAAAGAGGTACCGAAATTATCCTTCACATTGCAGAAGATTCAGTAGAGTTTTTAGAAGAATTCAAAATTCGTGAATTGTTGACCAAATACAACAAATTCATGCCAATTCCGATTAAATTTGGAACTAAAAAAGAAGCGCTTCCAAAACCAGAAGACGCTCCAGAAGATTACAAAACAGAATACGTTGACGTAGATAACATTATTAATAATCCAAATCCGGCTTGGACCAAACAACCGAGTGATTTATCAGAAGAGGATTATAAAAATTTCTATCGCGAATTGTACCCAATGCAATTTGACGAACCATTATTTAACATTCACTTAAATGTGGATTATCCGTTCAATTTGACTGGAATTTTATATTTTCCAAAATTATCTGCCGATTTACAAATTCAGAAAGACAAAATCCAATTGTACCAAAATCAGGTTTTTGTAACTGATAATGTAGAAGGAATTGTTCCTGAATTCTTAATGATGTTAAAAGGTGTAGTAGATTCACCAGACATTCCATTAAACGTATCGCGTTCGTACTTACAAGCCGATGGCAATGTAAAGAAAATTTCGAACTACATCACTCGTAAAGTTGCAGATAAATTGAAATCACTATTCAACGAAAACCGCGAAGATTTCCAACAAAAATGGAACGACATCAAAGTAGTTTTAGAATACGGAATGCTTTCGGAACCAAAATTCTATGAAAAAGCAGGCGATTTCGTTTTATATCCAACAACAGAAGACAAATATTACACGTTAGCCGAATTAAAAGAAGCATTAAAAGACAACCAAACCGACAAAAACGGAAAATTAGTAGTGCTTTATGCCTCTAACAAAGATGCACAACACAGCTACATTGATATCGCAAAAGAAAAAGGTTATCAAGTGTTATTGTTAGATTCACCAATTGTGTCGCATTTGATTCAAAAATTAGAAGCGGATAATGAGAATCTAACGTTTGCTCGTGTAGATGCAGATCATATTGATAAATTAATTCAGAAAGAAGAAGAAACAATTTCTAAATTATCGGATGACGAAAAAGAAAAACTGAAATCGTCTATTGAAACAGTAGTTCCAAAAGAAAACTACACAGTACAATTAGAAAACTTAGATAGCAATGCAGCACCATTCATTATTACCCAACCCGAATTCATGCGTAGAATGAAAGAAATGAGCGCAACTGGCGGTGGTGGAATGTTTGGCATGGGTAACTTCCCAGATATGTATAATTTGGTTGTAAACACGAATTCAGAATTAGCGACTACTATATTAAACAGCCCAGAAGACGCACAAAAAGACTTGGTAAAACAAGCTTTAGATTTAGCAAAACTTTCTCAAGGTTTATTGAAAGGAGAAGAGTTAACGGCATTTGTAAAGAGAAGTTTTGAGACGTTGAAGTAGTCTTAATTGTCTTTCTGAATTTATTAATTTTTGATTTTATAATTTAATTAAAACCTGACAGGTTTGAGAAACCTGTCAGGTTTTTTTGTTAACTTTGATTATAAAACTGTAAACTATGAAAAAACTAACTTTCGACATCGAAATAAGCGCTCCAGCCGATAAAGTTTGGAATGCTATGTGGAAAGAAGAAAACTATAAAAAGTGGACTGCTGCCTTTTGCGAAGGTTCAACTACAAAATCTACTTGGAAACAAGGAGAGCGAATTCATTTTCTTGATCCGAATGGAAACGGAATGTATAGTGAAATTTCAACTCTAGTTCCAAATGAAAAAATGTTCTTCACGCACATTGGAAACCTAAAAAACTTTAAGGAACAGCCTATAGATGATGAATCTAAAGCTTGGTCAGGTGCAATTGAAAATTATTCTTTAAACGAAGAAAATGGTAAAACAAAAATTTCTG
It encodes the following:
- a CDS encoding ABC transporter ATP-binding protein, whose translation is MLSVQNITFSYNEIPNLHAISLQLPKGRNLALIGESGCGKSTLLKLIYGLYDLNEGQIFWNDIEVLGPKYHLIPGMPFMKYLAQDFDLMPYITVAENVGKYLSNFFPEDKKARIAELLEIVEMTAFADVKAKLLSGGQMQRVALARVLALEPEVLLLDEPFSHIDNFRKNSLRRKLFGYLKEKEITCIVATHDSTDVLSFADEVVIIKEGKIVASGIPKDIYENPNHKYVASLFGDVNEIEIEGELKFVYPHELKATVNSDFKVEVLNSYFRGSHYLMEAKYQNQIVFFEHDFEIEKGKTVSLEFSKSN
- the htpG gene encoding molecular chaperone HtpG, encoding MASGKINVSVENIFPLIKKFLYSDHEIFLRELVSNATDATLKLKHLTSIGEAKVEYGNPKIEVKIDKEAKKLHIIDQGLGMTAEEVEKYINQIAFSGAEEFLEKYKDSAKDSGVIGHFGLGFYSAFMVASKVEIITKSYKDEPAAHWTCDGSPEFTLTSHDKTERGTEIILHIAEDSVEFLEEFKIRELLTKYNKFMPIPIKFGTKKEALPKPEDAPEDYKTEYVDVDNIINNPNPAWTKQPSDLSEEDYKNFYRELYPMQFDEPLFNIHLNVDYPFNLTGILYFPKLSADLQIQKDKIQLYQNQVFVTDNVEGIVPEFLMMLKGVVDSPDIPLNVSRSYLQADGNVKKISNYITRKVADKLKSLFNENREDFQQKWNDIKVVLEYGMLSEPKFYEKAGDFVLYPTTEDKYYTLAELKEALKDNQTDKNGKLVVLYASNKDAQHSYIDIAKEKGYQVLLLDSPIVSHLIQKLEADNENLTFARVDADHIDKLIQKEEETISKLSDDEKEKLKSSIETVVPKENYTVQLENLDSNAAPFIITQPEFMRRMKEMSATGGGGMFGMGNFPDMYNLVVNTNSELATTILNSPEDAQKDLVKQALDLAKLSQGLLKGEELTAFVKRSFETLK
- a CDS encoding SRPBCC family protein, giving the protein MKKLTFDIEISAPADKVWNAMWKEENYKKWTAAFCEGSTTKSTWKQGERIHFLDPNGNGMYSEISTLVPNEKMFFTHIGNLKNFKEQPIDDESKAWSGAIENYSLNEENGKTKISVVIDVLEKYIEYYNKTFGLGLTIIKEIAEN